The proteins below come from a single Tsuneonella deserti genomic window:
- a CDS encoding glycosyltransferase family 4 protein: MCDRAGTAPRRVLILYRHYRPDSPPYATMLAMLAERLAGEGHAINVWTEQPSYKSNDAALNLPGGSNEGGVRVERMARLPLYGRLGAMRLLDKVLFPLRLVLKALLRCLAGERYDVVWTATIPPIAQGLAGRMVARIFGARFVYHCQDLYPEIAVHVGLWRGGGLLHSLSRRVERATRSKADPLVTLSPDMARTATALTKPRSLVVLNNFALEELGDPAEFPERGFSLDASLKLTFAGNLGRFQGLELVAEGVAQVDQQRCPVQLQFIGEGTALPALRERARSVPAIGFEPHRPFAEARPLIAAAHVGLVALEPGIIDFAFPSKTMTYLSLGLPILALVERDSSLAAMLAERRLGWTISRREPEAVADILPRVRSEVLAGGYTRDRIIAEASDLFAFDRAAQVWGRDILR, from the coding sequence ATGTGTGACCGTGCCGGGACCGCCCCACGCCGCGTGCTGATCCTCTATCGCCACTACCGGCCGGACAGCCCGCCCTATGCGACCATGCTCGCGATGCTGGCGGAGCGGCTGGCGGGGGAGGGCCACGCGATCAATGTCTGGACCGAGCAGCCTAGCTACAAGTCGAACGATGCTGCGCTCAACTTGCCCGGCGGGTCTAACGAAGGCGGCGTGAGGGTCGAGCGCATGGCGCGCCTGCCGCTCTATGGCCGCCTCGGCGCGATGCGCCTGCTCGACAAGGTGCTGTTCCCGCTGCGGCTGGTGCTCAAGGCGCTGCTTCGCTGCCTTGCGGGTGAGCGCTACGACGTCGTCTGGACCGCAACCATCCCGCCGATCGCACAGGGCCTCGCCGGGCGCATGGTCGCGCGCATCTTCGGCGCGCGGTTCGTTTATCACTGCCAGGACTTGTACCCCGAGATCGCGGTCCACGTGGGTCTTTGGCGCGGGGGCGGCCTGCTGCATTCGCTGAGCCGCAGGGTCGAGCGGGCGACGCGGTCAAAGGCTGATCCTCTGGTCACGCTCTCGCCCGACATGGCCCGGACAGCGACGGCCTTAACCAAGCCTCGCTCGCTCGTCGTCCTTAACAACTTCGCGCTGGAGGAACTCGGCGACCCGGCGGAATTCCCAGAGCGGGGATTCTCGCTCGACGCGTCGTTGAAGCTGACCTTCGCCGGCAACCTCGGACGTTTCCAGGGCCTCGAATTGGTCGCGGAGGGTGTCGCGCAGGTCGACCAGCAGCGCTGCCCGGTCCAACTGCAGTTCATCGGCGAAGGCACCGCGCTTCCCGCGCTTCGCGAGCGTGCGCGGTCAGTCCCCGCGATCGGCTTCGAGCCGCACCGCCCGTTCGCCGAGGCGCGTCCGCTGATCGCCGCTGCGCACGTCGGGCTGGTGGCACTCGAGCCGGGCATCATCGATTTCGCGTTTCCGTCGAAGACCATGACTTACCTCTCGCTCGGCCTGCCGATTCTCGCGCTGGTCGAGAGGGATAGCTCGCTTGCCGCCATGCTTGCCGAGCGCCGGCTCGGTTGGACTATTTCGCGCCGCGAGCCGGAAGCGGTGGCGGATATCCTGCCAAGGGTGCGCAGCGAGGTGCTGGCGGGAGGCTATACCCGCGACCGGATCATTGCCGAGGCAAGCGACCTGTTTGCCTTCGATCGCGCCGCGCAGGTCTGGGGGCGCGACATTCTGCGCTAG
- the wecB gene encoding non-hydrolyzing UDP-N-acetylglucosamine 2-epimerase has product MGKLKITTVLGTRPEIIRLSRVLARLDEYVDHRIVHTGQNWDYELNEVFFSDLGVRAPDNFLGVDTSSLGTVLGGTLIAIEQEFRVHRPDAMLVLGDTNSSIAAIMARRMKIPIYHMEAGNRSFDRNVPEETNRRLVDHIADFNLVYTEHARRHLLSEGIEHRRIYLTGSPMREVLDHYRDAIAASGVLGELGLEEDGYYVVSMHREENVDSHARLASLVATLNELAARYDMPVIVSTHPRTRKRLKELEDVELDERVRYLKPFGFHDYNRLQASARCVISDSGTIAEESSILGFAAITPRDAIERPEAMDTGNIIVTGFDRETIMAAIEAAVALQGERDASGKVPAIPAEYEVTNTSERMLKLILGTARLSNGWDGIRLHDHV; this is encoded by the coding sequence ATGGGCAAGCTCAAGATCACTACAGTCCTCGGTACGAGGCCGGAAATCATCCGGCTTTCGCGCGTGCTCGCGCGGCTCGACGAGTACGTCGATCACCGCATCGTCCATACCGGGCAGAACTGGGACTACGAACTCAACGAGGTGTTTTTCAGCGACCTTGGCGTGCGCGCGCCGGACAACTTCCTCGGCGTCGATACCTCCAGCCTCGGCACGGTTCTGGGCGGCACGCTGATCGCCATCGAGCAGGAATTCCGCGTGCACCGGCCCGACGCGATGCTGGTGCTGGGCGACACCAATTCCTCGATCGCCGCGATCATGGCGCGGCGGATGAAGATCCCTATTTACCACATGGAAGCAGGCAACCGCAGCTTCGACCGCAACGTGCCGGAAGAGACCAACCGCCGGCTGGTTGACCACATCGCCGACTTCAACCTCGTTTACACCGAGCATGCGCGGCGCCACCTGCTGAGCGAAGGCATCGAGCATCGGCGGATCTATCTCACCGGCTCGCCAATGCGCGAGGTGCTCGACCATTACCGCGATGCTATTGCCGCCTCCGGCGTGCTGGGCGAGCTAGGGCTGGAAGAAGACGGCTACTACGTCGTATCGATGCACCGCGAGGAAAACGTCGACAGCCACGCGCGGCTCGCCTCGCTTGTGGCCACGCTCAACGAACTGGCTGCGCGCTACGATATGCCCGTCATCGTCTCGACACACCCGCGCACGCGCAAGCGCCTCAAGGAGCTCGAGGATGTCGAGCTCGACGAACGGGTGCGCTACCTCAAGCCTTTCGGCTTCCACGACTACAACCGGCTGCAGGCCTCCGCGCGCTGCGTGATTTCGGACAGCGGAACGATTGCCGAGGAGAGCTCCATCCTCGGGTTCGCCGCGATCACCCCGCGCGACGCGATCGAGCGGCCCGAGGCGATGGACACCGGCAACATCATCGTCACCGGATTCGACCGGGAAACGATCATGGCCGCGATCGAAGCGGCGGTCGCCTTGCAGGGCGAGCGAGATGCGAGCGGCAAGGTGCCGGCGATCCCGGCCGAATACGAGGTTACGAACACCTCCGAGCGGATGCTCAAGCTTATCCTTGGCACGGCGAGACTGTCGAACGGATGGGACGGGATCCGGCTGCACGACCATGTGTGA
- a CDS encoding polysaccharide biosynthesis C-terminal domain-containing protein: protein MKIVVTGARGLLGWHAAARLHARNCDARFRGDAEPFELVCLDRDAFGDDANLAAAISGADAVLNFAGINRGTDDDVEAGNPAIATRLVEGCKAAGAAPHIVYANSVHCSRDNSYGRSKAGAARILRDFAGSKFTDLVLPHIFGECARPDYNNVTATLIDRIARGETPEINPNGAVELLHAGEAADLAIAAALEGGPDLLEPQGRKLKVSELYDTLLGFHASYTGNVFPDLLDPFDLALFNSYRTGLYPQHYPRMLKLNSDARGTLFEAAKGGNASQSFLSTTAPGIRRGDHFHTSLVERFLVVRGEAVIRIRKVLTDEVETFTVSGREPAAIDMPPLHTHHIENTGKGELLTYFWAHRMFEPLNPDTFADPVLGAD from the coding sequence ATGAAGATCGTCGTCACCGGCGCGCGGGGCCTGCTCGGCTGGCACGCCGCCGCGCGGCTGCACGCACGCAACTGCGACGCACGCTTCCGCGGCGATGCGGAGCCATTTGAGCTGGTGTGCCTCGACCGCGATGCGTTCGGCGACGACGCGAATCTCGCCGCAGCGATCTCCGGAGCGGACGCTGTGCTGAATTTCGCCGGCATCAACCGCGGCACCGACGACGATGTCGAGGCCGGCAATCCGGCAATCGCCACGCGGCTGGTCGAGGGCTGCAAGGCCGCCGGCGCCGCGCCGCATATCGTTTACGCCAACAGCGTCCATTGCTCGCGCGACAATTCCTACGGTCGCTCGAAAGCCGGGGCGGCCCGGATCCTGCGCGATTTTGCCGGTTCAAAGTTCACCGACCTAGTCCTGCCGCACATCTTCGGCGAGTGCGCGCGACCTGACTATAACAACGTCACCGCCACGCTGATCGACCGGATTGCGAGAGGCGAGACGCCCGAGATCAACCCGAACGGCGCGGTCGAGCTGCTCCACGCGGGAGAAGCGGCCGACCTTGCGATCGCCGCCGCGCTTGAGGGCGGACCAGACCTGCTCGAACCGCAGGGCCGCAAACTCAAGGTGAGCGAGCTCTACGACACTCTGCTCGGCTTCCACGCCAGCTATACGGGGAACGTCTTTCCCGACCTTTTGGACCCCTTCGACCTAGCGCTGTTCAACAGCTACCGCACCGGGCTTTACCCGCAGCACTATCCGCGCATGCTTAAGCTCAACTCGGACGCGCGCGGCACGCTGTTTGAGGCGGCCAAGGGCGGCAATGCATCGCAGAGTTTCCTATCCACAACCGCGCCCGGCATCCGCCGCGGCGACCATTTTCACACCAGCTTGGTCGAGCGGTTCCTCGTGGTGCGGGGCGAGGCGGTCATCCGCATCCGCAAGGTGCTGACTGACGAGGTCGAGACCTTCACCGTGTCGGGCCGCGAACCGGCGGCAATCGACATGCCGCCCTTGCACACTCACCACATCGAGAACACCGGCAAGGGGGAACTGCTGACCTATTTCTGGGCCCATCGGATGTTCGAACCGCTAAATCCCGACACCTTCGCCGATCCGGTGCTAGGGGCCGATTGA
- a CDS encoding polysaccharide biosynthesis protein, translating to MDQNIILITGGTGSFGKTILRDLLQANVDEIRILSRDEEKQDALRNLINDPRVRFYIGDVRDRASVDRAAKGVDAIFHAAALKQVPSCEFFPLEAVRTNILGSENIIRSAIENVVPSLVCLSTDKAVMPINAMGMSKALLEKAAQAAAREIGPQARTTISCVRYGNVMYSRGSVIPLFVKQIKESRAITVTEPKMTRFLMPLRDSVALVRFAFTHARQGDLFVKKAAASTIADLIEALKELFGVPDHPVEVIGWRHGEKLYETLASAQELATAEDMDEYWRLRLDARDLNYAAYFDEGERETATLQDYHSHNTQRLDVAGVRDLLLTLPEIQAELADWTASRA from the coding sequence ATGGACCAGAATATCATCTTGATCACCGGCGGTACAGGTTCCTTCGGAAAAACCATCTTACGAGATTTGCTCCAAGCCAACGTTGACGAGATCCGCATCCTCAGTCGAGACGAGGAAAAGCAGGATGCCCTCCGCAACTTAATTAATGACCCCCGCGTTCGCTTCTATATTGGCGATGTACGGGACCGGGCGAGTGTTGACCGGGCAGCGAAAGGAGTCGATGCAATTTTTCATGCTGCTGCGCTCAAACAGGTACCGAGTTGCGAGTTCTTCCCACTTGAAGCAGTGCGCACCAACATCCTTGGCTCCGAAAACATCATTCGTTCGGCGATCGAGAACGTAGTACCAAGCCTCGTATGCCTGTCTACGGACAAGGCGGTCATGCCGATCAACGCAATGGGAATGAGCAAGGCGTTGCTTGAAAAGGCCGCCCAAGCTGCTGCACGTGAAATCGGCCCTCAAGCAAGGACCACGATTAGCTGTGTGCGCTATGGCAACGTCATGTATTCGCGCGGATCGGTCATCCCGCTCTTTGTCAAGCAAATAAAGGAAAGTCGTGCGATTACCGTGACCGAGCCGAAAATGACCCGGTTCCTCATGCCTTTGCGCGACAGCGTGGCCCTAGTACGTTTTGCCTTCACGCATGCACGGCAAGGGGACTTATTCGTTAAGAAAGCTGCCGCCTCGACCATTGCGGACCTGATCGAAGCGCTGAAGGAATTGTTCGGCGTGCCGGACCACCCCGTCGAGGTGATCGGCTGGCGGCATGGCGAGAAGCTCTATGAGACGCTGGCGAGCGCCCAGGAACTGGCGACCGCCGAGGACATGGACGAGTACTGGCGCCTGCGGCTCGACGCGCGCGACCTCAACTACGCGGCCTATTTCGACGAAGGCGAGCGCGAGACGGCGACGCTGCAGGACTACCACTCGCATAACACGCAGCGGCTCGACGTCGCCGGGGTGCGCGACCTGCTGCTGACGCTGCCCGAGATCCAGGCCGAGCTAGCTGATTGGACGGCGAGCCGGGCATGA